The genomic DNA gttattttgcacaatcaaaaatcccagtttgacttgaatgtgtCTTGTGCTGTATGTACGTATCTCGATAATAGATATCAGGAATAAAATACTTCAGGATGTGCCAGAGTAGATTATACACAGTGCAATAAACTTTAGAAGAACCACAGGAGACTAAACAAAGGTTTAAATCACATTTCTGCTTCAAGTTAAGTGAAAAGTGATGACAGCAGCTGCCAAGCATCGAAATCCCACCGAAACTCCAAATCCATCATCTGAACGGTGACGTAGTTGGGCAGAAGTGATGAACTGCGCAGACTGTGTGAAGCCGCCATGGTATTATGTACAACACATGCCTAATTAGACGGGACAGAAAACGCTCTGATTCTTAGAATCTTCTCAGATCTTCACAGAGTCACTGCAGTGATTCAGAGCCGCTGATGAGAAAGCGATAAACAAAGCAACGCTTTGATGTAatcgttttttttcccctcaaggTCAGCGAAGAGGGGAATGTGAAATGCCATGAGATACGACTACAGAGTCGTGttagagacagtgagacagcgAACATGTGCGGGAGAGACGTGAGGTTAATAGCAGGCAGTAATGGCTTATCGGCTTGTAGGAGGGAAATACAATCGGCATGATTAGAGGTATTGTTCAAAGTCAACGAGGCATCATGCTGACAGTTACTATTACGCTTAAACACTCCAGTTTTAAAAAGCTAAATGAGAACTTGTTCTCCCGACACAATCTTTTTCATTCTGCTACAGTTTTAATCATTACAGGTCCTTTTGAGAACAACGGCGTCCGGTAAAGAAAAATCCGTTAGTTTCGAATGTTATTCTCTGTCATGCTCTTAAGTGATCTTATCACATCTTCTCGCATGtccgttcctttttttttgtccatcagAGCGTGTCCTGGCATCCTTTGGAGATCTGAAACATCCGAACGTGCATACCACGGATCACCAGACGCGAGAAGGAATCTCAAGGCAAAGCTCTCAAGGACAAGTCCGTCGTGGGAAtaactcttcttctttttttttttttttccggattGGATTCTTCACATTCTGCATTTCGATGAAAGCCACCTCATGGGATAGAATGCTCCGCGTCTGGCTGCGTTTCTCCTGAAGAAATGCTCTTCCAAGTCTGTGTCATTTAAcgattaaaagaaaatatgattCTAAGGTGTGCCAGCGTGAGACTTGAGTGAGGAATTTCAGCAAAATAAGCTACCTTCGGTTTTCTCGGCTGGACCGCTGAGGTGCGCGTCCGTTCTCCAGGATCAGCACAATCATGGTGATGTCCCAGGGTACCTACACTTTCCTGGCGTGCTTTGCTGGATTCTGGCTGATTTGGGCCCTGATCGTGATGGTTTGCTGCTTCTGCAGCTTTGTGCAGCGTAAACTGAAGCGGCGGCGCGAGGAGAGGCTGAGGGAGCAGTGTCTAAGGGCCTTGGAGATGGAACCTTTGGAGTGCACAGCGGTAGGATACCCTTCAAGAGAACCACCTCAGTTCTGTTCTCCGTCTCAGATGATATCTCCGCAGCTGCCGGTCGCCCACACGATCCCCCAAGGGAGCTGGACACCACCACCAGGTACAGTAAACAAGCTGTCTGTTTATGATCCTTATGACTATTTGTATATCATGTAAGTGGAAGGGTTGACAGGAACGAGGAACTGCAGAGACCATACTGACGCCCTTACAGTAGATTGCAGCACGAGGAAAGTGCAAGTAATTTCAAGAGGATCTGACCACTTGTATTGTGTAATGTATTGTCACGGTCCAACAGTAAGCTCTGTTATGAAATGTTTGGCTCTGTAACTATTAAATAAGcctggtctgtttttttttattttttattttgctcatGTGGGCAGCGCAGCAGAAAATGTCTGCACCTCACACAAGGCACACAGACGTAGCCAAATTCTTTCATGCAAAACATGGTAACAGAGAGGAGAGTGGGCGGGCGAGTAGGCAGAAGAGTACATCGGTGAGCTAGCAGCAGGGAGAGCTGGGCTAATCATGCACTCCTGCAGCCAGGCAACCTGCCAGATCCAGAGGATCCCTGGCCCGGGCCGAAGAATGTTCCTTTAAAGGAGGTCCAGAGATGCACGACTGATGGCCAGACGGTAGGACGGGAACTGAATAAGAGGTCGATGTAAATCAAGCAGAATTCAGCTTTTAACAATGACCGAGTGACGGCTGCACAATAGCCTCAGCCTGTGGAGGTTCGGTGAGAGCGAGCAAAAATGCACAGTGTTCTGTTTGTTGTGTAAGAAAAAACTTCGGTGAAATTGAATCACTAATCCATTTCATAACAACCTGCAGTTAGTAGCACAACGTGACATGATGCTACGATGCAGGAAAATACTGCTTAGAATCCGTGATTCGGTGTCGGTAAAacagattagtttttttttaatcgtaaGCGATTACGTTCTCAAACAAAGGTTATCCTTTTTTAGTGCTGCCTTTGTAGCGAGCGTTATCCAGGACACCTGTAATTTCATGCAACCAACAAGGTGATCAATGTTCACCAGCAAATATCTGTGACTTTAAACACGGCATGGTTGTTGGTCCCCGATGGACTGGtttgagtatttaaaaaaaaaaaaaaaaaaaattcttgggATTTTGACGCACAACAGAGTCGGAAAAGctcaaacaaacagaaaacccCATTCAGTTTTGTTTATGAAAATGTAGAAAACTCACAGTAACAACACTATGACTTAAGGCAGAACACTGCTATCACTTGAGGCAGATGAGGTGTGAATCTGAGGCCACAGCGAGCACAAGGTTTACGATGACATCACACGAGATGCTTTTCTCCTCACCACAGTTGTGTAGCGTCGAAAGGTTAAAGAAATGATCACAAAACAGGGACGTTGTTGTACAGTAAAACCAGCCCATAAAGGATCAATATTTACTAGAAGCTAATAGACACTTAGACACTGTTCGCCATTTCAACATCAGAttacataataaacatttaCTCGGCCTTatacagagcgacttacatctaTCTCACTTTattcatctgagcagttaagggttaagggccttgcttcaGGGCcgaacagtggcaacttggtggtgctgggatttgaacctgtgaccttctCATCAGTAGTCCGGGAAATATTACTATCCCTTCAAAATTTCATTACATCTGAACGATCTTTActtatttttgtatttcacaAAAATGCCTGAAAATGGACAAAACCCTAGAGAGTCGCATGCGGTCGCCGCATCATGAGTCGTATCAAGTGTCAGAGTTTATTGGCTGTTAAATCAAGCCATTGTACACAAATTAAGGTCAAACACAAtatacaaagagagagagaatagaatTTCTACATAcgtgattatttttaaatgatcagaAAATGCAAAGAAATGATAAGACACAGATGGATATGCACTTTTGCATAAAAGTAGTTTTCATCCTTCACAGGGATAGTAAAATCCTGATTAATAAGATTTGTAGCTTTCCACTGGACGTAAAAGCAGCCACCCAGGTATAGTTTAAGGCCCTTAGATCCGGAGTGTATGTGGGTCGATTCCTGAGGACAACACTATTGAAAAGATAATGTTCAtcaacaaattattaaaaagtttgTACTCCCCATTCACACATATTCATTAAAGGCCTTAGAGTACACGTCCAGGGCTCGATGACGGGACTCTTAAACCCAGTGCATTTTACCCATgcagttttttaataaacatatataggactcaggattgtgcagtatagagtgatgtgtccttttttcagcacaaaataggcaatattattcaaatgaaataaaattcagtttaccAACTATAGAAACGTGactgagaagagagagaaaaaataatgagtcacacaggcaaagaaatagcacagatgcACATGAtcagttgtttttattattgttttcggtttctatgaccaaataataataataataataattttgtgagTTCTACGTTTTTGGCGGTAGTGGTAAAATtgacatgttttaaaaataataatgactgTCATTGTACCTTAATATCCAataacccaaatacacagtttgatgCCTGAAGCCTCCCTAATAACTCACACTGCCAAGgcttatatgcaaaaatatatatttttttacacaaatgcaAAAAGTACACCATacgaattaattatttaataaatgaattactgtatatataatgtatactgtataccctATATATtgtttgattaattgattgattcatTCCCCTAATGGTCATTGACCTGTGCTTAATTTCAGGAAATACAGAAAATCTTAATGACATTCTGGTACATACTAAGTTTAACAGTAAAAGTAAACTCAcaaaaaaggtatttaaaaatgattaccCAGGATTGAGTGTACCAATTCAGCAAATTGTACATTTGTATAGCTCCAATATACAGCAGTTTATTCTATTAAATgcagaaaatgtcaaaaaactatatataggAGAGACTAAAAATGTATTAgaaaatagactaaaacaacattttaTATCAAATTACAAAAGACAGTCAAGtctacaaatattttaaaacacacagaCCCTGCAGATTCAGTTGGTGGAGAGGGAagtaaatggataaaaatacTGAACACTTGTTAGCTTTGCGGTTAAAATGAACGATAGAGAAACACAATTTACTTTTACAATGTTAATGTGTAATGACTTTGTCCTTAAAGTGAAAGCCCCCCCACCCCAAAAAAGAGTCTACTGAGAGTTCCACTCCGATCTAGTGTTTAACGAGAGCATTACCTGAATATCTGGATCTGCAGGTTCTTATGCATTGCGTGGCCAGTTGTTcgggtgttcctattaaagtggccagtgCGCACAGCCATACGGCTACATTTTAACATGACTATAATCTGATTCCGATTCAAATCAGTATCTCATGGTTTTGTGTTTCCATGACAACTTCAAGAGCCTCAGAAGCGAGGAGGTACATTTCGTTACACAGCAGCCTACTCATTCAAAATTTCATCTCCGAGCTTTATCAAGGCCAGATGGTCTGTGGTATGCAGACGCTTGTGATTTCCAGCACATCTGAATTCACCCTGCGCGGTATGATGTGTGTAGGTAGCGTTTGGAACAGTCATGGTCTCTGGGAACCGTTTTCAAACAGGAGAGAGAGCATGAGAACAGACCAATGCACCGCGCCGGCACGAAAGACTCCGAGTAATGCGTTTTATAAACCCGACTCTTCATCTCCAGCCTCAGTTAGGGGTTTATTTCTTCATGGGGCAAATCTGTCAAGTGTGACCTTGCAAAGGCAGATAAAACCTCCGTAGACAATCGGTCTCGAATAAAACAACACCAAACCTTTAATTCACGGTGTCTATCACGCTGTTTTCTTATCATTCATACCACAGCAACACTTCATTCTCCAACacgattggtcagaaggtattGATTAGTTTTCTTTAGTGTTCAGTAACAGCGTTAGTGAGTTCtgaaatgtttaacaaaacGTGTAATTGTCCAGAAAGCATTAAGAGAATGACTTGTAAATCTTTATGtaaggagtctctagtgtcagtgctttgtagaCTTTTGTAGACAAGCATTTTTGTATCCTAATAAACtttagcagagaaaaaaaaaagagactgaTGAGGAGACGCCACTTAGcctaacatactgtagctgttatAACGTGTTGGTGCAGTGCAAACTGTACCCCTAGTGGTCTTTGAAGGTATTGCAGGTGGGGCGCAAGAGgttatttataataagaatttctttttaagaatTAAGAACTAAATGCacatatgtttaaatattaattcaatataattattaaaaattgatttttttaaataattatattgaattaacatttaaacatatgtGCATTTCAATCTtaattcttaaaaagaaaatcttttttttatttttattgtcttttattatttttatccaaGAGATTTTAATTTGCGGTTATTCCCCGTTTATCTTGGTCTTGTGTGATGAGTCGTCTTTAAACATTTGTGTAGGCAACGAAAGCTTTTTAGATTTCACTTTAGTTCTTGTGGCTTGTGTTTCACAGAAGGTTTAAAATGGATcttttaaacataaaagtaaaaattgtgGTTAATTGTGggtgaaaaacaaaagaaacccaCATATCATTTCATAGACAACGATATCTGATATCAAAAAGTCGTGTCGTGCACGAGACCCGATTGCAACCGTTAACATTTTAAAGTCTGTGGAAATACAGTGGATCTCTTTAACCTTTGCATGTTCATTGTTGACGCTCCTGCACAGTTAAATCAAGGTGCTTTTTAGAGaatatataaattgtaaatcACTCTATGAATTGGGtttttcaccaagtgtttaaatgatcagaccacatttcttccataaaACTGATGCACTAAtgtgataatgtgttgaagtgtattcaaatctccttagttgttttctttgcttgatgcagcacaataatttgaccctcctGAGACAGTACGTCTCTAATGTACGTGTTTCCTACACTGGTTGAAGTGTATTTATGTACAGTGTGTCCATGACATGCCACAACGCTAAAATAATGAACAGTATTGTGATACTTTGGAGGAAAGAGAGtactatagtatatatatatccacTATACTATTTAAAGGGACGCTAACACCCAAATGGTGTGAACACAAATCAAACTCTCCTGTCCAGTTTATTCTTTAACAAACTGAATAAAGTCTGTTTCTCCTGTTCCCCAGTTTCCATCCTGCCAGCCGATACCGACGCCTGTGGAAAGCCTCCTTGCTACGAGGAAGCCGTTCTGATGGAGGATCCCCCTCCCCCTTACAGCGAGGTCCTCGCCGACCCCAGAGGAGGAACGTACACTAAACCTGTCCTCAGGTCCTCCAGGGAGCACCAGGAGTCCGAGACCAGAAAGATGGCCCCCGTGACTGTGTTCTCGGAGCGCGGTTACTCGTCGCTGATCCGCTTGCCCTCGGCCAGGCGCTGGGACTCGCTGGACCACCTGCTCTCCAACGTGGACCTTAACCACTCCAGCATGGCGTTGGAGCCGCCCGCCTCGGCCATGGCCACGATGCCGCGCGACGGACGCGTTCACATGGACCTGAGCCTGCGCAGCCTACGGCCTCTGGACCACAGCTACGGACTGCCCACCGCTTTCCCCCTGTTGGGACGGAGCACGGCAGTGTGAACCTTAACTCGGACCGCTGCGTGACATTTTACATGGGAAATTCTCAGCCCTTCCTGCAgggttattgatttttttatttatttattttttgctgagATGAGGACTCAAAAGCCTTTTTCTCTCAATCTTTTCTTCTTAAGAAGATTGTACATGTGACAGATGTATTTCTCCAgtgctctttctttctttcgctGTGTGGCGTCCGTGCCTGATGCAGAGCAGTAGCTCTTAAATGCGCATTGTTGCCATGGTTCCTGGGCTTctcttcttcccttttttttttttttttttttttctcacgcCAGCTTCGGACTGATGTACATAAGCAGGATTTGAAATTCTGTTTTGTAAACTAGATATAGCACAGGGCTACAGCATAGCAAAACATTCATGGTCTGTACTGTAGCCGTATCAAAGCCTGGGAGTCGGAGTGTGTCAGAACACTGGCTTAGTCTTAGCTCTTTTATGCATTTAGGGATTTTAACGCTCGGTAATGCGACCCATCACTCCTTATGACAGATCACATCTTTAAGGGCAGCATTTGGTTCACTTTGCATAATGTACTTCAATCAGCGGTGCTCCTAAACGATGTTTCAGTACGGCATTGATGGGATGGTCacgtaaaataataataataataataataataatagtggtagtagtaataatcataataagcAACTGTCCTGGTGCAGTCTGACTCTCAGACTAGGTTCATCATGCTGCTCAAGTGtacagaatgtactgtataaactgtGAAAAATGACCTCGCCTCACTGACAAGGGAAAATGTTATGAAATACAGACATCTgcacatttttttcctctctaaAAGAATCTAAtatataaagattaaaaaagaaaaaacctctttaaaaataatgatgtgCTGTACAAGAAGGACAGAACTATTGAATAACCATCTGCTGTCTTCATTGGCTTGAAATGTCTCCTTCAGCTTTTAATTCATTAGCACATGCGGGTAAAAAGagagacatcatcatcatcatcatcagggtttttttgaacggggggtgtggggggggggttatggGAGGCGGGGTGTCTTTATTGAATACCTTTTATACCGTACAGGATgcatttttcatgtttattatgACTTCGCCTCACTTTAattatgatgataataaaaataataataatgtgaattaAAATTCATAAGCATATCCCTTTTCACCtgggaatttcttttttttttttttcccttcctgaAAATATGATGTCATTAAATTAGTTTTCTTGACAGATACTGTAAATCATTCGTTCCTTAAAATACTCTTTGGAGTGTGTTTACTCCGTGCAGTAGTATTTTATCCGACTGTATTTGTGTATCATCACTTTGAGTCgtatttttaaattgtgctcTTTCAGAGTCGCGGTAACGAGGTCTAATTTGCTAATGCATTTCTTCAATGTAATGAACGTCGCGTCGCGTAAAAGCCTCGATTTCATTTTGACAGACTCATCTCCTGCTGCCATTTAGTCTCGCGGCTCTCTCGCGGCTCTCTCTACCTCACTCACCCTAATGGCTGTCTTTGTTAACGTCTCTGCATTATGAACGTTAACGTTCCAGCATCCGGTCCGTTCCCTGGAATGACATTTAATTAGGATTTATTAGGATGTGAAAcacttcaatttatttatttattctttaactGTTGGGTTTGTAGTAACTCTTTATTTTAGACTCTAACAGGAGAGTACAGCGTGAGAATAAAAAAGtactgagaataaaaaaaaaaatccctgattTTAAACATATGTTGCATAAAACCTATTGCTATGTAGAAACCTATGATTTATTGCAAATTACACCATAACACAAAGATTGTTTCTGCTATTACAGCCTGGACGAACAAACTGATTCCTAGATATGAAGGTTTAACATTTCTTCATCCGCTCTCCTTAAAGAATCACAGTTCAAGCATTCGGAGAAACACCGTATTCAAGAAATGACTAAACACGAAAATAGAGAGAAGAGACTCAGGACTTTGTGCTCAACATGTACCTGCAAAGGGGCGACCTTTAAGTTATTACTCCTAAACTGCAAATTTTCCATGAATAAGGAATATTTCAGTGAAATCTTCagttaaaaatgacattttacagAATGTAATCTAAAACATTATTAATCAGAAACTTAATTAAAGCGATCATAGACTCCACACGTGGCCGTCGCGGACTCCAAATACACTCTTCGTACTGTAACTCATGTGATTACTGATTGTGTTCACTGTG from Clarias gariepinus isolate MV-2021 ecotype Netherlands chromosome 19, CGAR_prim_01v2, whole genome shotgun sequence includes the following:
- the LOC128507749 gene encoding proline-rich protein 7: MVMSQGTYTFLACFAGFWLIWALIVMVCCFCSFVQRKLKRRREERLREQCLRALEMEPLECTAVGYPSREPPQFCSPSQMISPQLPVAHTIPQGSWTPPPVSILPADTDACGKPPCYEEAVLMEDPPPPYSEVLADPRGGTYTKPVLRSSREHQESETRKMAPVTVFSERGYSSLIRLPSARRWDSLDHLLSNVDLNHSSMALEPPASAMATMPRDGRVHMDLSLRSLRPLDHSYGLPTAFPLLGRSTAV